In Edaphobacter dinghuensis, one genomic interval encodes:
- a CDS encoding OPT family oligopeptide transporter, producing MATPTITKTTYQPFVGAGESRRELTPRALILGSLFGVLFGAVTVYVGLRAGLTVAASIPISVLSISILRAFGRASILENNIVQTTGNAGQSIASGVIFTLPALIFLGFDLESTRIFALALFGGWLGVLFMIPLRRQLIVEEHGSLTYPEGTACADVLEAGERGGSFASRVFLGLGLGGLYTLFQNDNLFSLWPSQPDYQPNLGAQHLLKGSAIRADCTSEYLGVGYIIGVRVSAIMLAGGVFSWLVLMPAIYFFGSHLTSPIYPGTTLISNMTPSDLWSTYVRPMGAGAVAASGLITLLRTAPTILSALTEGLGSMGKNRAGKQSAQTIRTERDIPMSIVLGGSALLIVLMWAFLQFHPVPGAQVGALANLAAALLVIVFGFLFVTVSARIVGIVGSSASPVSGMTIATLMATAAIFLVRGWTAPAFGALAITIGGIVCIAASNAGDTSQDLKTGFLIGATPWKQQLAIMIGVIVSVFSIGATLNAMNTGLETFQRMQKPIVFSLNALPDGVQNEGNFKRDHLQLSSHNTDNPTHEEVSNARQFILLNSIGSSTLEDGKYLYNPQTGEIEIQWIQGIGSEKAAAPQGRLMATVINGILTRKLPWGLVLLGVALVICIEMLGIRSLTFAVGAYLSIATTLAIFIGGLMRWMVDRTLAKRAATNPEEIDPDTGLPVPTSVTPALDSESEISSGSLYASGLIAAGGIVGLMGVGVRLYEAATDKMFPRFSDHNPFYHDWISVIMFALLAFSLYYFARKPLEKK from the coding sequence ATGGCAACGCCTACCATCACCAAAACTACCTACCAGCCTTTCGTAGGCGCAGGCGAATCCCGCCGCGAACTCACTCCCCGCGCGCTTATTCTCGGCAGTCTCTTCGGTGTTCTCTTCGGAGCGGTAACTGTCTATGTCGGTCTCCGCGCCGGTCTCACCGTAGCGGCGTCGATCCCCATTTCGGTGCTCTCCATCAGCATTCTGCGCGCCTTCGGACGAGCCAGCATTCTTGAGAACAACATCGTCCAGACCACCGGAAACGCCGGCCAGTCCATTGCTTCAGGCGTTATCTTCACGTTGCCTGCGCTCATCTTTTTAGGCTTCGATCTTGAATCCACCCGCATCTTCGCGCTCGCACTCTTCGGAGGCTGGCTCGGCGTCCTCTTCATGATTCCGTTGCGCCGCCAGCTCATCGTCGAAGAGCACGGTTCCTTAACTTATCCCGAAGGCACCGCCTGCGCCGACGTCCTCGAGGCTGGTGAGCGCGGCGGCTCTTTTGCCAGCCGGGTCTTCCTCGGCCTTGGTCTCGGCGGCCTCTATACCCTCTTCCAGAACGACAACCTCTTCTCCCTCTGGCCCTCGCAGCCCGACTACCAGCCCAACCTCGGCGCGCAGCATCTGCTCAAAGGCTCGGCCATCCGCGCCGACTGCACGTCGGAGTATCTCGGAGTCGGCTACATCATCGGCGTCCGCGTCTCCGCCATCATGCTCGCCGGTGGCGTCTTCTCGTGGCTTGTCTTGATGCCGGCGATTTATTTCTTTGGCTCCCACCTCACCAGCCCGATCTATCCCGGCACCACGCTCATCAGCAACATGACGCCCTCCGATCTCTGGAGCACCTACGTCCGCCCCATGGGTGCGGGAGCCGTCGCCGCTTCGGGCCTCATCACGCTCCTCCGCACCGCGCCGACAATCCTTTCCGCGCTTACTGAAGGACTCGGCAGCATGGGCAAAAATCGCGCAGGCAAGCAATCCGCTCAAACCATCCGCACCGAACGCGACATTCCCATGTCGATCGTCCTCGGCGGCAGCGCTCTGCTGATCGTCCTGATGTGGGCCTTCCTGCAGTTCCACCCCGTCCCCGGAGCGCAGGTCGGTGCCCTTGCCAACCTCGCCGCCGCGCTGCTCGTCATCGTCTTCGGATTTTTATTCGTCACCGTCTCCGCCCGCATCGTGGGCATCGTCGGCAGCAGCGCCTCGCCGGTCTCCGGCATGACTATTGCAACGCTCATGGCCACCGCCGCCATCTTTCTCGTCCGCGGCTGGACGGCTCCGGCCTTCGGAGCGCTGGCCATCACCATCGGCGGCATCGTCTGCATCGCCGCGTCCAACGCAGGCGACACCTCGCAAGACCTCAAGACCGGCTTCCTCATCGGAGCCACGCCGTGGAAGCAGCAGCTCGCCATCATGATCGGCGTCATCGTCTCCGTCTTCTCCATCGGAGCCACGCTCAACGCCATGAACACCGGCCTCGAGACCTTCCAGCGCATGCAGAAGCCCATCGTCTTCTCGCTCAACGCGCTACCCGACGGCGTACAGAACGAAGGCAACTTCAAGCGCGATCATCTCCAGCTCAGCTCGCACAACACCGACAACCCCACCCACGAAGAGGTCTCGAACGCCCGCCAGTTCATCCTGCTCAACTCCATCGGCTCCTCGACACTCGAAGACGGCAAGTACCTCTACAACCCGCAGACGGGAGAGATCGAGATCCAGTGGATACAGGGCATCGGCAGCGAAAAGGCCGCCGCTCCGCAAGGCCGTCTCATGGCCACCGTCATCAACGGCATCCTTACGCGCAAACTGCCCTGGGGATTAGTCCTGCTCGGAGTCGCCCTCGTCATCTGCATCGAGATGCTCGGCATCCGCAGCCTCACCTTCGCAGTGGGAGCCTATCTCTCCATCGCCACGACGCTGGCTATCTTCATCGGCGGCCTCATGCGCTGGATGGTGGATCGCACCCTCGCAAAACGCGCTGCGACGAACCCCGAAGAGATCGATCCTGATACCGGGCTGCCTGTTCCTACCAGCGTCACGCCTGCACTCGATTCAGAATCAGAGATCAGCTCCGGCTCACTCTATGCCTCCGGGCTTATTGCGGCAGGCGGCATCGTCGGTTTGATGGGAGTAGGCGTGCGGCTCTACGAAGCGGCTACCGACAAGATGTTTCCACGCTTCAGCGACCACAACCCCTTCTACCACGATTGGATCAGCGTCATTATGTTCGCTCTGCTGGCCTTCTCGCTCTACTACTTCGCCCGCAAGCCGCTGGAGAAGAAGTAG
- the tsaA gene encoding tRNA (N6-threonylcarbamoyladenosine(37)-N6)-methyltransferase TrmO, producing the protein MKQARRRATVGPSGIETRRRAGTRTRRTPGSTPERIVVPAFAEDSPHSPALQVGRTAPCPQYSPNLNGSANQFPVNRHAACTFRDSCDGTFVPRINNLHMTDPVTYTLEPIGFVHSQLRRREDAPRQGNEDAPEAWLHLSIPFLPALKGLQTGAEIVVLTWLHLADRGSLEVHPRNDAHTPLTGVFATRSPDRPNPIGLHRVTVLEIDPGTGLRVQPLEAVDGTPILDIKPVWND; encoded by the coding sequence TTGAAGCAAGCGCGTCGTCGCGCCACTGTCGGCCCCTCTGGCATCGAAACCAGGCGGCGCGCTGGAACCCGCACCCGGCGGACCCCCGGTTCTACTCCCGAGCGCATTGTCGTTCCAGCATTCGCTGAAGACTCACCTCACTCGCCGGCGCTCCAGGTCGGTCGGACCGCGCCATGCCCGCAGTATAGTCCCAACCTCAACGGCAGCGCCAATCAATTCCCAGTGAATCGGCACGCCGCCTGCACCTTTCGTGATTCCTGCGACGGCACCTTTGTGCCTCGCATCAATAACTTACACATGACCGATCCAGTCACTTATACCCTCGAACCCATCGGCTTTGTCCATTCCCAGCTTCGCCGCCGCGAAGACGCACCGCGTCAGGGCAATGAAGATGCCCCGGAGGCGTGGCTGCACCTGTCGATCCCCTTTCTTCCAGCGCTCAAGGGGCTTCAGACGGGCGCGGAGATCGTCGTCCTGACCTGGCTGCATCTTGCCGACCGTGGATCTCTCGAGGTGCATCCGCGGAACGATGCGCATACTCCACTCACCGGCGTCTTTGCCACTCGCTCGCCCGACCGCCCGAATCCGATCGGACTGCACCGCGTCACGGTGCTTGAGATTGATCCTGGGACGGGTCTGCGCGTTCAACCGCTCGAAGCTGTCGACGGAACGCCCATTCTGGATATCAAACCTGTTTGGAACGACTAA